In Musa acuminata AAA Group cultivar baxijiao chromosome BXJ2-10, Cavendish_Baxijiao_AAA, whole genome shotgun sequence, a genomic segment contains:
- the LOC135624861 gene encoding abscisic acid receptor PYL3-like yields MVGLNGVGGGGAGVRVPGMWRLADEMNPPGIGCRGMEAEYVRRFHLHEPTENQCSSAVFKHIKAPVHLVWSLVRRFDQPQNYKPFVSRCIVQGGVGVGSLREVNIKSGLPATTSFERLEHLDDNEHILSIKIVGGDHRLKNYSSIVTAHPETIDGRPGTLVIESFVVDVPEGNTKDETCYFVEALIKCNLKSLADVSERLALQDRTEPIDG; encoded by the exons atggtGGGGTTGAACGGGGTAGGCGGCGGAGGGGCGGGGGTGAGGGTACCGGGGATGTGGCGGCTCGCTGACGAGATGAATCCTCCGGGGATCGGGTGCCGGGGAATGGAGGCAGAGTACGTCCGGAGGTTCCACCTGCATGAGCCCACGGAGAACCAGTGCAGCTCCGCCGTCTTCAAGCATATCAAAGCCCCCGTCCACCTC GTGTGGTCTCTTGTCAGGAGGTTTGATCAGCCGCAGAACTACAAGCCCTTTGTGAGCAGGTGCATTGTGCAGGGGGGTGTAGGGGTTGGGAGCCTGAGGGAGGTCAATATCAAATCTGGGCTCCCTGCAACCACCAGCTTCGAGAGGCTGGAGCACCTCGACGACaatgaacacattcttagcaTTAAGATTGTGGGTGGGGATCACAGGCTCAAG AACTACTCATCCATCGTTACTGCCCACCCTGAGACAATAGATGGTCGACCAGGGACTCTTGTGATAGAGTCGTTCGTGGTGGATGTGCCTGAAGGAAACACCAAAGACGAGACCTGCTACTTTGTGGAGGCATTGATCAAATGCAACCTGAAGTCATTGGCAGACGTTTCAGAGCGCTTGGCACTTCAGGATCGCACGGAGCCCATCGACGGCTAA
- the LOC104000835 gene encoding rhodanese-like domain-containing protein 4, chloroplastic — translation MQVLNAAGLAPVASLHKATPSLDRRPEPRRLLQFRLPKLAALSSIFGAGGLAKALTYEQALDQTVGSSSLDFDVGGLLDGIVNFGTENPLLLSGGALVLAVPLILSQILKKPKNWGLASAKSAYAKLSEDGNAQLLDIREGKDFKEVGRPDLRGLKKKAVAIAYKGEDKPGFLKKLESKFKDPTNTTLFILDKFDGKSELVAELVTVNGFKAAYAIKDGAEGPRGWMKSGLPWVEPKKTLTLDFGDLKDAVTGGFGDGLDGLPITLGLAAATGLGIFAFTEIETLLQVLGSAALVQLFTKRFLFAEDRKVTLRQLDEFLNTKVAPKELVGEIKMIGKALLPADTNAKASLPAPTDASAAPAPTQKTDAVTSTEPLPAVNSVPKAEVKEESPPVTPRPLSPYPYYPDLKPPSSPSPSQP, via the exons ATGCAAGTCCTCAATGCAGCAGGCCTGGCACCAGTAGCCTCACTCCACAAGGCCACTCCCTCCCTCGACAGGAGACCCGAGCCTAGGCGGCTCCTCCAATTCAGGCTCCCCAAGCTTGCAGCCCTCTCCTCGATTTTTGGTGCTGGTGGCCTCGCCAAGGCCTTGACCTACGAGCAAGCTCTCGACCAGACCGTCGGCAGCTCCTCCCTCGACTTCGATGTGGGAGGTCTCCTCGATGGGATCGTGAATTTTGGGACCGAGAATCCCCTGCTCCTCAGCGGTGGCGCCCTGGTACTAGCGGTGCCCCTCATTCTGTCGCAGATCCTGAAAAAGCCCAAGAACTGGGGCTTGGCGTCCGCCAAGAGTGCCTATGCTAAGTTGTCCGAGGACGGGAACGCGCAGCTGTTGGATATAAGGGAAGGGAAGGATTTCAAGGAGGTGGGCAGACCGGATTTGAGGGGATTGAAGAAGAAAGCGGTGGCGATCGCGTATAAAGGGGAAGACAAGCCGGGGTTCCTGAAGAAGCTCGAATCGAAGTTTAAGGACCCAACCAATACCACCTTGTTCATTCTCGACAA ATTTGATGGTAAATCTGAATTGGTTGCGGAACTCGTCACCGTCAATGGTTTTAAAGCAGCTTATGCGATAAAAGATGGTGCAGAAGGACCTCGGGGATGGATG AAAAGTGGTCTTCCATGGGTGGAACCAAAGAAGACTTTAACTCTTGATTTTGGTGATCTAAAGGATGCAGTTACTGGTGGATTTGGA GATGGTTTAGATGGTCTTCCAATTACTCTTGGACTTGCAGCTGCCACTGGCTTAGGTATATTTGCTTTTACAGAG ATAGAAACTCTGCTCCAGGTTTTAGGGTCTGCTGCTCTTGTTCAGTTATTCACCAAAAGATTCTTGTTTGCAGAA GACAGGAAGGTTACTCTTCGACAGCTTGATGAGTTCTTGAACACCAAGGTCGCTCCTAAAGAACTAGTTGGCGAGATTAAG ATGATTGGCAAGGCTCTCCTACCAGCAGATACTAATGCGAAGGCTAGTCTACCAGCTCCCACAGATGCTTCAGCAGCTCCTGCTCCAACTCAAAAAACTGATGCTGTAACCTCAACTGAACCTCTCCCAGCAGTCAACTCAGTTCCCAAAGCTGAAGTCAAGGAAGAGTCACCTCCTGTGACACCGAGACCTCTTTCACCTTACCCATAT TATCCGGATCTCAAACCTCCATCTTCACCTTCTCCGTCACAGCCATAG